The Lactuca sativa cultivar Salinas chromosome 2, Lsat_Salinas_v11, whole genome shotgun sequence genome includes a window with the following:
- the LOC128132373 gene encoding F-box protein CPR1-like, with protein MIMLWNPSIRKSIAIAVPEPGMSNKMDETVFGFGVCPVTHDPKIIMIQQFAPLHEKPSKINDPREVMLYTLSSGKWTSLSPASSNVLSKSIRVQWYGQVIDRFIYWSGLHLKALNSRLIRWNCNLILSFDMTDHTFQVIDLPDSLAKHPPSKISIFKLRESLVIFQSNEKEKQCHDVVWMMENNGVEKSFTKVFAIIAPEYGSSIRAMGLRNNGTLIMQVKKDYRCEESEIVVYEPKTQHLNALKIDGVRSFSTVNSYKETLVLLGSE; from the coding sequence ATGATTATGCTTTGGAATCCTTCAATCAGAAAATCGATCGCCATTGCTGTGCCTGAGCCAGGTATGTCTAATAAGATGGATGAAACAGTTTTTGGTTTTGGTGTTTGTCCTGTTACTCATGATCCTAAGATCATCATGATTCAACAATTTGCTCCCTTACATGAAAAACCCAGCAAAATCAACGACCCTCGTGAAGTTATGCTTTACACATTGAGTTCTGGGAAGTGGACAAGTCTATCTCCTGCTTCTAGCAATGTGCTGAGTAAATCGATCCGAGTTCAATGGTATGGGCAAGTTATCGATAGGTTTATATATTGGTCTGGTTTGCATCTGAAGGCTTTAAACAGTAGGCTGATTAGATGGAATTGTAATCtgattctttcatttgatatGACTGATCATACTTTTCAAGTGATAGATCTCCCAGATAGTTTGGCGAAACACCCTCCTTCTAAGATCTCCATTTTTAAGCTAAGGGAATCTCTTGTCATATTTCAAAGCAATGAAAAGGAAAAACAGTGTCATGATGTTGTATGGATGATGGAGAATAATGGTGTTGAAAAATCGTTTACAAAGGTATTCGCCATTATTGCACCTGAATATGGGTCGTCTATTAGGGCAATGGGACTCAGGAACAATGGAACGCTTATAATGCAAGTGAAAAAAGATTATCGTTGTGAAGAAAGTGAAATTGTTGTATATGAGCCCAAAACACAACACTTGAATGCTCTTAAGATTGATGGAGTAAGGAGTTTCTCCACTGTGAATTCGTACAAGGAAACACTAGTTTTGCTTGGTAGTgaataa